Proteins found in one Hyla sarda isolate aHylSar1 chromosome 7, aHylSar1.hap1, whole genome shotgun sequence genomic segment:
- the TOR3A gene encoding torsin-3A isoform X3, with protein sequence MTRAAPLLLLLLVISTNGKGTEDASGLTEVKGEERRDNLWRSGAQEMQDLAQLSWEYVQDLQCWLWPDKCEEKMSHSEWSWDNFGWDSLTDWYANVMGSRDYSRGSITNNLTGLEWDLDRRVHGQHLAVRQILTSLERFLQEGNQKKTLALAFHGWTGTGKNLASRIIAENLYRDGQRSRCTRVFIPQLHFPHLSHLEAYKVQLRKAIEAVTSRCVQPLFVFDEADKLPAPLLQSLFPLTNPEGTQDTRSIFIFLSGVGASMINEVALNFWRAGRHREEMTLDDLDRPLRAAIHQSKGTDKISP encoded by the exons ATGACCAGAGCTGCTCCTCTCTTATTACTGCTTCTAGTGATCAGCACTAATGGGAAAGGTACTGAGGATGCTTCGGGCCTCACAGAAGTGAAAGGGGAAGAGAGGAGAGACAATCTATGGCGATCCGGTGCCCAAGAGATGCAGGACCTGGCACAGCTTTCCTGGGAGTACGTGCAGGACCTGCAGTGCTGGTTGTGGCCAGACAAGTGTGAGGAGAAGATGAGCCATTCGG AGTGGAGCTGGGACAACTTTGGGTGGGACTCCCTGACAGACTGGTATGCCAACGTAATGGGCAGCAGAGATTATTCCCGTGGATCAATAACTAACAATCTCACAG GTCTGGAGTGGGACTTGGATAGGAGAGTTCATGGGCAGCACCTGGCTGTTAGGCAGATATTAACATCTCTGGAGCGTTTTCTGCAGGAAGGTAACCAGAAAAAGACACTGGCTCTGGCGTTCCATGGTTGGACCGGTACCGGTAAGAACTTGGCTTCGCGGATTATTGCAGAGAATCTGTACCGGGACGGGCAGCGGAGCCGGTGTACGAGAGTCTTCATCCCACAGCTGCACTTCCCCCACCTCTCGCATTTGGAAGCCTACAAG gtCCAGCTTAGAAAGGCGATTGAGGCGGTCACCTCGCGCTGTGTGCAGCCCTTGTTTGTTTTCGATGAGGCGGATAAgctgccggcgcctcttctccaGTCCCTCTTTCCTCTTACAAACCCAGAGGGGACACAAGACACCAGAAGCATCTTTATATTCCTCAG CGGGGTCGGTGCCAGCATGATCAACGAGGTAGCGCTTAACTTCTGGCGAGCCGGACGTCATCGTGAGGAGATGACGCTGGATGATTTAGATCGTCCATTGAGAGCGGCAATACACCAGAGCAAAGGTACAGATAAG